TCTGGTTGGATATGCAACATTCTGTGTTACTTTCATTGAATCTAAAGTGATCATGAGAGTTCACTAtgtaaaagtatatataaatttgagaGCTATTCCAATTCTGATTTGATGTGGATCGGGGAGCAATAGTTTGGAAATCTTAAACAAGAAGGCCTTTTTCTTAGTATTTAAAGCTTATTTGGTGAATTACAGAAATTAGCCAATCGtgttatgatttttatttttcttttatggattTTCGTATAGGTGCAAGAGTGTTATGAGCTTTCTGCTGAGTATGAAGGTAAGCATGATCCTAAGAAGCTAGAAGAGCTTGGAAATGTGTTGACAAGCTTGGATCCAGGGGACTCTATTGTTATTGCAAAGTCTTTCTCCCACATGCTTAACTTGGCCAACTTGGCCGAGGAGGTCCAGATTGCTTACCGCAGACGGATCAAATTGAAAAAGGGTGATTTTGTGGATGAAAACTCTGCAACAACCGAATCGGACATTGAAGAAACTCTCAAGAGGCTTGTGACACAACTGAACAAGTCTCCACAAGAAGTTTTTGATGCTTTGAAGAACCAGACTGTGGATCTGGTCTTCACTGCTCATCCTACGCAATCCGTTCGTAGATCTTTGCTTCAAAAGCATGGAAGGTTTGTACTCCAGTTACTTTAGTTTTGCTTCCTTGAGTTACAATTGCATATTTCAATTTCTACCCCCGCCTCCTCCACCCTTGCCCTTGCTATATTTTCAGATTTTTGCtgaatgttaaaaaattaagtttctTTATGCAATTTTGCTTATAATATTCTTTATGTAAGCCCTATGGTTTGCATGAGGGGAAGGGCTAGAATTTGCATTCTTGCagtatttctctctctctctctctctctctctcttatcatTTTCCCTTAACTCTTCGGTTCAGGATTCGGGATTGTTTAGCCCAATTGTATGCCAAGGACATTACTCCTGATGATAAGCAGGAGCTTGATGAGGCACTTCAGAGGGAGGTGAATATCAGcatcttttgaatttattttcttgctATCAAACTTTGGTGTTATATATTtgaatgttatatttttattgcaaaCTATTTCTTAGGGCATATTCTAGAATCACATCTTTTTATGTTTGTGGAATTCATCTGACATTGGAAAAGAAAGGGGGCCCCAGATTAATTACTGAAGCTGCTTCAGCCCTAATCCACCAATCCTCCCCTTTGGGGCATTtaaaattcaagaaagaaaCAGTAAAATATAGGACATGCTACTTTGGATTCGATACTCATTATGTATACATGTGTGATATGCATAGCCATGATTATTAGGTTTTCTGTAGAATTCTTTAATAAGCCAACTTTTCTCTGtactttaatcttttaatatCAGCGTGGGAAAGATAAGGCTTACGCTTGTTAGCGTTTGAGGGCTTTGGGCTTTGTTGTCTTTGTGGGTGTTGGGGTTGTGGGCTTTTTGGGTGGGTTGGGTTGTcagtgtttttggtgttttttgggTTTCGGGCTTGTGGGAGCTCCTTGTGTATATGGCATGtataggggcgccttacgctttcaataaagtttttcattacttatcaaaaattattttctttatcagCATTTAGAATTTGAGACGTTCTTGGTgatactatttctttaaattggaTCTTGTAAGTTGTAACTGCAACAATGTGTCACCATGTTAGGTTTTGCAAATATTTATGACTCTGGGGGTTGATCTTTACGAGCTTAATAAAAGAAACCTTTCATTATAGActttcagaaaatatatataatcaggGCTTTAAATTATTCTATCACTATGTTCTTCTGTGAATATTATGACCAGCCACAAATATATCATTAGGGATTTCTTCTGAGCCTTTTCACTTTTCAGGCCTTGTGTCCAATATAAATAATAGATGTTTCAAAATTAACAGCCTATGACATACCTATAACTTTCTGCATATGTGGTTGAATAGCGTATTTGCTCTTTGCATTATGTTATGTATAGAACTGCCGTTTTTGCAcgtggaagaaagaaagaagcagtTGCCCTGCATATCCAGGGCATATGATAAATGCTTAAATGCCATCAGTTGGATATATAGCATTGTAATAATCATCTATCATAGAAGACAAAAGTGTGCAATATCTCCTTGCAACATATGTTTGAACTCGGTTGATCACATGAGCTTGGGGAGATGATTCTCATTATTTACAGCAAACCACAAGTATGCTACATAGGGTTTTTCTGACAACATTTTAACTCTAAAACTGTATTTATGGTATAAATTTGAGCTTAAGATATATTCGGAAGTTTttccacaaaaaagaaaaaaaatagcctAGTCTATGGTGTatttaatttttgctttttctgctattttatttcttgtagaTTCAAGCCGCATTTCGTACGGATGAGATTCGGAGGACCCCTCCAACTCCCCAAGATGAGATGAGGGCAGGAATGAGCTACTTTCATGAAACAATCTGGAAGGGTGTTCCAAAGTTTCTCCGCCGTGTTGACACAGCTTTGAAGAACATAGGGATTAATGAACGTGTTCCTTACAATGCCCCACTTATTCAATTTTCTTCTTGGATGGGTGGTGATCGTGATGGTAAGATCCTTCTCCATGGTCAAATTTGTGGTGTAAACAGTTTGGTAAtagaggggaaaaaagaagcaaacccATCAGGGTGTCTTACTCGTAATGAACTTACTTTGAATGTGGTGAAATGTGTTTATTGTTCCTTAAGTTAGTTGGAACGTTATAATAAGTCAgtttaatttttgggatgatCCTATTTGTTAATGGCATGATGGTGATCATGAAAGTATAATCATTGTCCACAATTAAAGAAAATAGTCTTAGGGAAGGAGCCAAAAGTCGGATAGACCACCTTTCAACTTTTGGAATGGGATTTTCAATTAGAACTTCTTGGATtgattttttctataaattggAATAATTTtaaagttctctctctctctctctctctctctcaacttaATGTCTGTTTCACATTGGATGCAGGAAATCCTAGGGTGACTCCTGAGGTCACAAGGCATGTTTGCTTGTTGGCTAGAATGATGGCTGCTAACTTGTACTATTCCCAAATAGAGGATCTTATGTTTGAGGTACTTAGTAGCTTCTACATCTTACAATCTTTTCTAAGGAATTTCACTTCCTTGGTTGGGGACTGTTGcttgtttattgtttatgtgCTTTGCATCACTATTAGCTAATTTCTGTTCATTTCCTTGCAGTTGTCTATGTGGCGCTGCAATGATGAGCTTCGTGTTCATGCAGATGAACTCCATAGGTCCTCCAAGAAAGATGCAAAACACTACATAGGTAATTCATCTATACCTAGGGTGGGGTGTGGTTCTCCTTGTATGCTTTATCCATATCTTGCATAACCTTTGGAAATATATGGTGGTACAATATGTATTTTCCTTGCCAAATACTATGTTAGACATTGTAAATGCTGATTAAACGTTTAAACTCTCTGTCCATAGATATGTTAAGAAATAAATCATACTGCATGAGACCTTTCCTTCTTTGCCTTTCCTATAAATAGTTTAAATTTATGGAAGCATACCTCCCTTAACTTTATCAATGTTTATATACAATCTGAAATGCCCAATTTCCTCACCTTCAAACCCACAATGTTTCAgctttagaaaaaagaaaagaacaaatgcAAATAGAGTTTTCCCATAATAATCTCCAACCCAACATGCCCTTATATGATTGAATTGACTCCTACTAGTTTTTACTTTCCTTCTAGccttttttggataaataatcaaaatatcattaaaagcgtaagacACCCTcatgtacacaagaagtatCCAAGAAAAGCTACCTAGGAATtaggggcaaaaagaacaagaaaattatgataACTAAGCACGAAAAGAGAAATATAAGCGGCTGTCCAGAGATAGaaagtgttgaagaaaaaagatttcaTCTCCTTCAAAGTCCTCTCGCGGTTCTCAAAACGTCTACCATTCCTTTCCCTTCAGAGACACCACAAAAGATACAAAAGCACCATCTCCTCCAAGCCTTTCTCTCAAGCCCATACCGACACAATCATTTACCCAAGAGTGCATGATTGAACCTCAAAAGGTTCATAATTCCCAACCCTCCCGCAGAGATCAACATATACACCTTCAGCCAACTCACcaagtgatatttgaactcttcgcctatcTCACCCCATAAGAAGTTATGTTGAAGTTCCTAAATACGATTAGCAACACTCGAAGGTAGAGGAAAGAAGGATATGAAATACGTAGGTAATTGGATagggtgctcttgataagggtaatcCACCCACCCTTAGACAAATCTATAGCTGGTATACAAACCCCTGCTCTTCCTTGGTCTCTACTGGAACAATGCTAAAAGATTGGCAAACTGGAGAAAGGAAATAGAAAATGGCAGTATTGCTGTTCACAAAATGTCAGCTGATTGCCTGAATCTATGTCAGATATGGAAAATGAATCATTGACTTCACTGGAATTTCCTAATTTGCAATCATGAGTGAAAGTAGCTACACAAATATAAGGAGGTGCATATTTGGAGCACTTGGTTAATAcagtaaaaaaattgtattgaaCAACATATGTGCTCAAAGAACTTATTCCATGGAAATTTCCTAGCTGTGCAACCATAATTTGTGGTGACAATATAATGGAATCAAGTGTTGTATgtttgtttttagtatttattaaGAAGGTATTTCCCAAGTTTAGgtataattttttgtattgttaattTTCCTGATAACTTTTATTGTTACTAATCACTTCTACTTTTTGGTGACAGAGTTTTGGAAGCAAATTCCTCCCAATGAGCCCTACCGTGTCATTCTTGGTGAAGTAAGGGATAGGCTTTATCAGACACGTGAACGCTCTCGTCATTTATTGGCCCATGGGTTCTCGGATATCCCCGAGGAAGCGACTTTCACCAATGTTGAGCAGGTATTTTCATTCATTCGAATTTATTTTGAAGATTCCAGTAATCATGTTGCTATATCCATCTGTATTTCATGGTTTCAATGTTCATATCGATTGTACCTTTCCCTCAACTCAACTAAGCTGTATATAACCATGTAGGATTGGCTAGTGGATCCTTATTTCTTATCTCTCAATAAGTTACAGGCCACAGGATTATCACAATCCAGTGCTCTCTTTTAAACTATCTTCCCAAGCTTATTCTACTCTTAAGacgaaaaaagtaaaaaaaagaagagatataTTTATTGGATCTGTTACTGAACATCTCTGTTAACTAACCGGTACTCCTTATTGTTTTAAGTTACAAATTgcctttcaatttttctttttgtttgattgGTTTGTATACTGATCAAGTTTTCTCAAATTATGTGCAGTTCTTGGAACCTCTTGAACTATGTTACAGATCGCTGTGCACATGTGGTGACCGTGCAATCGCTGATGGAAGCCTTCTTGATTTCTTAAGACAAGTGTCAACTTTTGGACTGTCACTTGTGAGACTTGATATTCGGCAAGAGTCGGACCGTCATACTGATGTCATGGATGCCATTACCAGGCACTTGGAAATTGGGTCCTACCGAGAGTGGTCTGAAGAACGTCGGCAGGAATGGCTTTTATCTGAACTCAGCGGCAAGCGCCCTCTGTTTGGACCTGATCTTCCCAAAACTGAAGAAATTAGTGATGTTCTAGACACATTTCACGTCATAGCGGAACTTCCATCAGACAACTTTGGAGCATACATCATTTCGATGGCAACTTCACCGTCTGACGTGCTTGCAGTTGAGCTCCTGCAACGTGAATGCCATGTGAAGGAACCATTAAGAGTGGTTCCTCTGTTTGAGAAGCTTGCAGACCTGGAGGCTGCTCCTGCTGCTTTAGTGCGGCTATTCTCAATAGATTGGTATAGAGACCGAATTAATGGAAAGCAAGAAGTTATGATTGGTTATTCAGATTCTGGTAAAGATGCGGGACGGTTTTCTGCAGCGTGGCAGTTATACAAGGCTCAAGAGGAGCTTATAAAGGTTGCTAAGCAATATGGTGTGAAGCTAACCATGTTCCACGGTCGTGGTGGGACTGTTGGAAGAGGAGGTGGGCCTACCCATCTTGCCATATTGTCTCAACCTCCAGATACCATTCATGGATCACTCCGTGTTACTGTTCAAGGTGAGGTCATTGAGCAATCATTTGGAGAGGAGCACTTGTGTTTTAGAACACTCCAACGTTTCACGGCTGCTACTTTGGAGCACGGTATGCACCCCCCGGTGTCTCCAAAACCGGAATGGCGTGCATTGATGGATGAGATGGCTATCATTGCAACAGAAGAGTATCGTTCCATTGTTTTCAAAGAACCCCGATTTGTGGAATATTTCCGCCTTGTAAGAATTATCCAAATAGCATGAATCACATTTTCCTTTGATAATTCAAGCTCACTAAAGACCATCATTTATTTAATAACCATTGTCTATTTACAAATGTAGGCTACGCCAGAGTTGGAATACGGTCGGATGAACATTGGAAGTCGTCCATCAAAGCGTAAGCCAAGTGGAGGTATTGAATCACTCCGTGCAATCCCATGGATCTTTGCGTGGCTACAAACAAGGTTTCATCTTCCAGTGTGGCTAGGCTTTGGAGCAGCATTTAAACATGTTATTCAGAAGGACATTAGAAATCTCCATATGCTGCAGGCGATGTACAATGAATGGCCATTTTTTAGGGTCACCATTGATTTGGTCGAGATGGTGTTCGCGAAGGGAGACCCAGGTATTGCTGCTTTGTATGACAAGCTCCTTGTTTCAGAAGAACTGTGGCAATTTGGAGAGCGGTTGAGGGTCAATTATGAAGAAACAAAGGCCCTTCTCCTACAGGTAAAATCAATTGGATAGAATTTGTTTACATTTTGAATTTGTCTCGGATTATATTTTAGCTTTCCATCATGGCTTTCTTTGATTCACAAGCAATGCATTCTTTCACCAAGTTTCCAGCAAGATCTTTGTAAAATTTCAACCGTCACTCTAAGCATTGGCCATTGAGTAACATAGACATTATCTTACATGCTCTCTTTCCCTAAGAATACTGTATAAAACTCTTCCAAACCTTTTGCATGATTCCCAAATCTTCTGTTGGTTACTGCACAAATATTAGACCATAACATTTCTGCCTATGGGGCTTTCCAGACAAAATGGTTGTCACAAAAACtgattttccttttctctgTGCTGGTAGACTGCTGGACACAAGGATCTTCTTGAAGGG
This genomic interval from Corylus avellana chromosome ca3, CavTom2PMs-1.0 contains the following:
- the LOC132175815 gene encoding phosphoenolpyruvate carboxylase, housekeeping isozyme — protein: MANRNLEKLASIDAQLRLLVPAKVSEDDKLIEYDALLLDRFLDILQDLHGEDLKETVQECYELSAEYEGKHDPKKLEELGNVLTSLDPGDSIVIAKSFSHMLNLANLAEEVQIAYRRRIKLKKGDFVDENSATTESDIEETLKRLVTQLNKSPQEVFDALKNQTVDLVFTAHPTQSVRRSLLQKHGRIRDCLAQLYAKDITPDDKQELDEALQREIQAAFRTDEIRRTPPTPQDEMRAGMSYFHETIWKGVPKFLRRVDTALKNIGINERVPYNAPLIQFSSWMGGDRDGNPRVTPEVTRHVCLLARMMAANLYYSQIEDLMFELSMWRCNDELRVHADELHRSSKKDAKHYIEFWKQIPPNEPYRVILGEVRDRLYQTRERSRHLLAHGFSDIPEEATFTNVEQFLEPLELCYRSLCTCGDRAIADGSLLDFLRQVSTFGLSLVRLDIRQESDRHTDVMDAITRHLEIGSYREWSEERRQEWLLSELSGKRPLFGPDLPKTEEISDVLDTFHVIAELPSDNFGAYIISMATSPSDVLAVELLQRECHVKEPLRVVPLFEKLADLEAAPAALVRLFSIDWYRDRINGKQEVMIGYSDSGKDAGRFSAAWQLYKAQEELIKVAKQYGVKLTMFHGRGGTVGRGGGPTHLAILSQPPDTIHGSLRVTVQGEVIEQSFGEEHLCFRTLQRFTAATLEHGMHPPVSPKPEWRALMDEMAIIATEEYRSIVFKEPRFVEYFRLATPELEYGRMNIGSRPSKRKPSGGIESLRAIPWIFAWLQTRFHLPVWLGFGAAFKHVIQKDIRNLHMLQAMYNEWPFFRVTIDLVEMVFAKGDPGIAALYDKLLVSEELWQFGERLRVNYEETKALLLQTAGHKDLLEGDPYLKQRLRLRDSYITTLNVCQAYTLKRIRDPNYLVKVRPHISKEFMEISKATDELVNLNPTSEYAPGLEDTLILTMKGIAAGLQNTG